The proteins below come from a single Argentina anserina chromosome 1, drPotAnse1.1, whole genome shotgun sequence genomic window:
- the LOC126792401 gene encoding LOW QUALITY PROTEIN: disease resistance protein RPV1-like (The sequence of the model RefSeq protein was modified relative to this genomic sequence to represent the inferred CDS: inserted 2 bases in 1 codon; deleted 5 bases in 3 codons) codes for MASSYKLRASTSASSSSSSAQYKYDVFLSFRGEDTRKKFTDHLYDKLEWRGIKTFRDDPDLERGTSISPELLAAIEQSRFAVVVLSPNYASSKWCLLELVKIVQCMGDRGTILAVFYEVDPSDVRYQKGSFAEAFAKHEKDLNRVQEWRDALTKVANLSGWTSKDYRYETDLIKEIVETLWKKVDPTVALPKSGALENLVGIDSKLMEIEYLLGTEESDVFIGIWGMGGIGKTTIARHVYQKLSYHFEVCLFLTDIRQLSATHGLVHVQEQLLCQILKEKNVEVRDVYDGMTKIKRCLFSKKVILVFDDVNQLDQLEQLAGEKDWFGSGSIIIVTTRDQHLLDLHGIKKQYKTKGLNDYEALQLFSWKAFKKDYPEEGYRETLRSILDYSRGLPLALKILGSFLHNRTRGDWESAVAKLKKAPIDQLLFKALRISYDGLDRVNQQVFLDIACFLKGIDKDRVIQILDSLFGFDTRVIISVLVEKSMLTNLGNCVDMHDLVQEMGREIVRLESEHEPGQRSQLWLRDDIFHVLKNNMGTEAIRSISITICLPKVEELAWDPNAFSRMSKLKFLKMQNLVLRQGPEFLPDDMRVLEWTSYPSNSLPIKFQPVNLIELTLHHSKILHLWHEIKYLNKLTIIYLSYSDNLTETPDFTGIPNLERLVLEGCTNLVSIHPSISTLRRLXKNCRSITSFPGELEMDSLELLDLSGCSRVNTLPRPVRSLRWTQKLSKLCLSGIGKKKVSYNSVHSHGLSLVLASLKHFCYLKALHLSDCKLGEGAIPDDIGCLSSLENLDLSANNFITLPSSISRLSELKCLNLADCKRLVQLPCLPSFCGACCVTADNCISLKKVPDPPELCRLWKLSFNFINCHSLKDGGIEDGGIEDGGGGIEEDSEDESLHCCSCFEFNNKLYLTNYCDFDEYVTCYNDLAIDDGGIDVYGSSGDYGFTSYIIYSYLQRFLEEPPPFFEVFSIVVPGDHIPRWFKNTSVRHSPLRQAPPDCSSCSSKWIGFALCVVFGADENLDSLGDDHANTISCSWKPGLFIPASFSFHLKQVIQYDHLCLFLLPPEHTNLTDPKFIKFLFQAGTGLKMKKFGVRTLYKQEVKELELRKRRYEERSFDCHWRSDVLEPLFSRVEGNKWTV; via the exons ATGGCGTCGAGCTACAAACTGCGAGCCTCCACTTCTGCTTCTTCATCATCGTCATCTGCTCAGTACAAATACGACGTATTCTTGAGCTTCAGGGGGGAAGATACCCGGAAGAAGTTCACggaccatttatacgataagCTGGAGTGGCGAGGAATCAAAACCTTCAGGGATGACCCAGACCTTGAAAGAGGTACATCTATCTCCCCTGAGCTCCTGGCCGCAATTGAACAATCAAGGTTCGCAGTGGTTGTCCTGTCGCCAAATTACGCTTCTTCCAAGTGGTGCTTGCTTGAATTGGTCAAGATTGTTCAATGCATGGGTGACAGGGGGACGATTCTGGCCGTGTTTTATGAAGTGGATCCCTCTGATGTACGATATCAGAAGGGGAGCTTCGCAGAGGCTTTTGCTAAGCACGAAAAGGACTTGAACAGGGTGCAAGAGTGGAGAGATGCTTTAACCAAAGTGGCTAATCTCTCTGGTTGGACCTCAAAGGATTACAGGTATG AAACAGACCTTATTAAAGAGATTGTGGAAACACTATGGAAGAAAGTGGATCCCACAGTTGCATTACCAAAGTCTGGGGCCTTAGAGAACTTAGTTGGAATTGATTCCAAGCTGATGGAAATAGAATATCTTTTAGGAACAGAAGAAAGTGATGTCTTCATTGGAATATGGGGTATGGGTGGGATTGGCAAGACAACCATTGCTAGACATGTTTATCAGAAACTTTCCTATCATTTTGAAGTTTGCTTATTTCTTACTGATATCAGACAACTTTCTGCAACACATGGTCTAGTTCATGTACAAGAACAACTCCTTTGTCAGATCTTGAAGGAGAAAAATGTTGAAGTACGAGATGTATATGATGGAATGACCAAGATAAAGAGGTGTTTGTTCAGTAAAAAGGTCATTCTAGTTTTTGACGATGTGAATCAGTTAGACCAACTGGAACAATTGGCCGGAGAAAAAGACTGGTTTGGTTCAGGAAGCATAATTATTGTGACAACTAGAGATCAGCATCTACTAGACCTGCACGGCATAAAGAAACAATATAAGACCAAGGGATTAAATGACTATGAAGCTCTTCAGCTGTTCAGCTGGAAAGCATTTAAGAAGGATTATCCTGAAGAAGGTTATAGGGAAACTCTTAGA AGTATCTTGGATTATTCCAGAGGCCTTCCATTGGCTCTTAAAATTCTGGGATCTTTTCTG CACAATAGAACTAGGGGTGATTGGGAAAGTGCAGTAGCTAAGCTAAAGAAAGCTCCTATTGATCAATTGCTGTTTAAAGCACTCAGAATAAGTTATGACGGATTAGATAGGGTGAACCagcaagtttttcttgataTTGCATGTTTCCTCAAGGGAATTGACAAAGACCGAGTGATTCAAATACTAGATAGCTTGTTTGGCTTTGACACGCGTGTCATCATAAGTGTTCTCGTTGAGAAATCTATGTTGACCAATTTGGGCAACTGTGTGGATATGCATGATCTAGTACAAGAAATGGGAAGGGAAATCGTCCGTTTGGAGTCTGAGCACGAGCCTGGACAACGTAGTCAGTTGTGGCTTCGTGACGACATCTTTCATGTACTCAAAAATAATATG GGAACAGAAGCAATCAGAAGCATAAGT ATAACCATTTGCTTGCCTAAAGTGGAAGAGCTAGCTTGGGATCCCAATGCCTTCTCTAGGATGTCTAAACTGAAGTTTCTCAAAATGCAAAATTTGGTTCTACGCCAAGGCCCTGAATTTCTTCCTGATGACATGAGGGTTCTTGAATGGACTTCATATCCTTCAAACTCTCTTcctataaaatttcagccagTGAATCTTATTGAGCTTACTCTGCATCATAGCAAAATTCTTCACCTTTGGCATGAAATAAAG TACTTGAACAAGTTGACAATTATCTATCTTAGTTACTCCGACAACTTGACAGAGACCCCAGATTTCACAGGCATTCCAAACCTTGAGAGGCTGGTTCTTGAAGGTTGTACGAATTTAGTTTCCATTCATCCGTCAATATCAACTCTCAGAAGACT GAAGAACTGCCGAAGTATTACGAGTTTTCCAGGTGAGTTAGAAATGGATTCTCTTGAACTACTTGATCTTTCTGGCTGCTCAAGAGTGAATACACTTCCACGACCTGTCAGATCACTCAGATGGACCCAAAAGTTATCAAAACTTTGTTTGAGTGGAATTGGCAAGAAAAAAGTTTCATATAATTCAGTCCATTCTCATGGGCTGAGTCTTGTATTGGCCTCTTTGAAACATTTCTGCTACTTGAAAGCATTACATCTAAGTGACTGCAAATTAGGTGAAGGAGCCATTCCTGATGATATTGGTTGTTTGTCCTCCTTGGAAAACTTGGATCTTAGTGCAAACAACTTTATCACTCTTCCTTCAAGCATTAGTCGGCTATCAGAGCTCAAGTGCTTGAATTTGGCCGATTGCAAAAGGCTTGTACAATTGCCATGTCTTCCATCCTTTTGTGGCGCATGTTGTGTGACTGCAGACAACTGTATATCCTTAAAAAAGGTTCCAGATCCACCAGAGTTGTGCAGATTATGGAAGCTATCCTTCAATTTTATTAACTGTCATAGCCTCAAAGatggaggaattgaagatggaggaattgaagatgGAGGTGGTGGTATTGAAGAGGATAGCGAAGATGAAAGCTTACACtgttgttcttgttttgagttcaACAACAAACTTTATCTTACGAattattgtgattttgatgAATATGTTACATGTTATAATGATCTGGCGATTGATGATGGAGGCATTGATGTTTATGGAAGCTCTGGAGATTATGGATTCACTTCTTACATTATATATTCATATCTACAGCGGTTCCTtgag GAACCCCCTCCCTTTTTCGAGGTGTTCAGTATTGTGGTTCCTGGAGATCATATTCCTCGTTGGTTCAAAAATACTAGTGTTAGACACTCCCCACTGAGACAGGCGCCACCAGATTGTTCATCATGTAGTAGTAAGTGGATCGGCTTTGCTCTCTGCGTTGTTTTTGGGGCTGACGAAAATTTGGATTCCCTTGGTGACGATCATGCAAACACAATTTCGTGTTCTTGGAAGCCTGGTCTTTTTATACCCGCCAGTTTTAGTTTTCATCTAAAACAAGTTATTCAGTATGATCACCTTTGTCTATTCCTTCTGCCTCCAGAACATACTAATTTAACAGATCCAAAATTCATCAAATTCCTCTTCCAAGCTGGCACAGgcttgaagatgaagaagtttGGTGTCCGTACTCTGTACAAGCAAGAAGTAAAAGAACTCGAGTTAAGGAAGAGGCGATACGAGGAACGTAGTTTTGATTGTCATTGGAGATCTGATGTGCTGGAACCTCTGTTCAGTCGTGTAGAGGGAAATAAGTGGACAGTGTAA